A genome region from Acidisarcina sp. includes the following:
- a CDS encoding DUF6496 domain-containing protein, which translates to MATTKKRSSAKSTKKKSSTAKKSSTAKKASTKKKASTTKKASTKKKASTRKYGPKASASVEREMKAMKQGKLKSGRSGKKVTSRKQAIAIGLSEARRAGAKVPSKKSK; encoded by the coding sequence ATGGCAACTACAAAGAAGCGGAGTTCTGCGAAGAGCACGAAGAAGAAGTCATCTACCGCCAAGAAGTCATCCACCGCGAAGAAAGCCTCCACCAAAAAGAAAGCTTCCACTACGAAGAAAGCTTCCACGAAAAAGAAAGCCTCTACCAGGAAGTATGGCCCTAAAGCCTCTGCCAGCGTCGAACGTGAGATGAAGGCCATGAAGCAAGGCAAGCTGAAGTCAGGCCGTAGCGGAAAGAAGGTGACAAGTCGCAAACAGGCTATCGCCATCGGCCTGTCGGAGGCGCGCCGCGCCGGGGCAAAGGTCCCCTCTAAAAAATCCAAATAG
- a CDS encoding zinc ribbon domain-containing protein, with the protein MPLYEYRCKSCGHQFEKIQSFSAPYVKVCPVCKGEVERLISAPAIRFKGSGFYETDYHSKTRNESHTSSPSPAATPSSSAASDASSAKPAAPGTTSSSNTPSGNS; encoded by the coding sequence TTGCCGCTTTATGAATACCGCTGCAAGAGTTGCGGTCACCAATTCGAGAAGATTCAATCCTTCAGTGCGCCCTATGTGAAGGTTTGTCCGGTATGCAAGGGCGAGGTGGAGCGGCTCATCTCCGCTCCCGCTATACGCTTCAAGGGATCGGGCTTTTACGAGACGGACTACCACAGCAAGACGAGGAACGAATCACACACTTCCTCTCCGAGCCCTGCGGCAACGCCGTCCTCTTCTGCCGCGAGTGATGCGAGTAGCGCAAAACCCGCAGCACCAGGGACGACCAGTTCGTCCAATACGCCTTCCGGCAATAGCTGA